The Myxococcales bacterium genome includes the window GCGATAGCGGGCAGTGTCTTACCCATCCCGCGCGAGATCAACCCAAATATGTCCCCAATCGATAGCATGAATGACATTCCGGCTCTAAGTGTTCAGTAATGCGACCAATTCGCCGCGCGATAATTATTGTACTTGGGTTGCTAGGGGCTTTGTCCAGCGTATTTGCGGTTGTCTCGCTGAGCTGGTGGAACTTAGAAAATATCAGAATTTTACCTAGTAAAACTTTGCATTGCTTGGAGTCGCCATGCATCGAGTCAAACCATCGATGGCTTGAGCCCAGCGACCTTTGGCTCCGCCTCGCGGCGGCCGTCGACTTGTCCGCCTACCTGCTTGCCCTGGGATGTATCGCGGTTGCCGCCGCCGCCGCCGCAGGCCGTAACTCGACGCTCATTAACCGATGGACGTGGGCCGCAGCCGCCGTCGCACTTACGACGACCATCGCATTTCTGAGCCTGGCACCATCGCTGACCTCGGGCCATGCCGGTTGGGGCGCGCTCGCCTTGATCGGCGCCGCAGTCATCGCGTCGGTCAGCGCGGCGTTGAGCCGCCATAAGGTGGCGTTGTCACCCTCACCCGGCGTGTGAAAGCCGGAAGGCGCGGTGGACGACGACGCCGCTTTTGGCAATCATGCGCCGTGACGAGTCGCCCGGCCACCTCTTTTCCTAAGTCGCAAATTCAGATCTTGCTGCTCGAAAATATCCACGCCTCGGCCCAAGCGGCTTTTGAGCGCGAAGGTTTTTCCGTCAAGGCGATCAAAGGCGCGCTGAGCGAGGCCTCGTTGTGCGAAGCCATTACTGACGTCCACGTGCTCGGCATTCGCAGCAAGACGCAGGTCACCCCCGCCGTGCTCGCCGCCGCGCCGCGCCTGCTTTCGATTGGCGCGTTTTGTATCGGCACCAATCAGATCGACCTGGCGGCCGCGGCGATGCACGGCGTGCCGGCGTTCAACGCGCCCTTCTCGAACACGCGCAGCGTCGCGGAGCTGATCTTGGCAGAGATCGTCGCGCTCGCCCGCCAACTAGGCGACCGCAACGCCGAGGTCCACCGCGGCGAGTGGAAAAAGGTTTCCGCGGGCTGCTACGAGATTCGCGGTAAGACGCTTGGCATCATCGGCTACGGGCACATTGGCGGCCAGGTAGGCGTGCTGGCCGAAGCCTTCGGCATGCGCGTCGTCTACTACGACATTGCCAAGCGCCTCCCACTGGGAAATGTGCGCCACGCCGATACGTTGGCCGAGGTGCTGGGGCAAAGCGACTTTGTGACGCTGCACGTACCCGAGACGCCGCAGACCCATCGCATGATCGGCGCGGCCGAGCTCGCCGCGATGAAGCCAGGCGGCTACTTGCTCAACGCGAGCCGCGGCACGGTAGTCGATATCGACGCGTTGGCGGCGGCGCTGACGCGGGGCCACCTCGCCGGCGCGGCGGTCGATGTCTATCCCAAGGAGCCCGAGACCAACGCCGAAACCTTTGAAAGCCCACTGCGCGGCCTGCCCAATGTTATTTTGACGCCGCATGTTGGCGGCTCTACCGAAGAGGCGCAGGCCGCGATTGGCCTCGAGGTGAGCGCGTCGCTGCTCGGCTTTATCAACGCGGGCCACACCGCCGGCGCGGTTAACTTTCCGCAGGTCGAGTTGCCGCCAAGCCAAGGCGCGCATCGCATCTTAAACGTGCACCGCAACGTGCCCGGCGTGCTGGGGGCGATCAACAAGATCGTGTCTGACCTCGGCGCCAACATTCGCTCGCAGGTGCTCGCCACCAATAGCGACATCGGCTACCTCGCGATGGATCTCGAGCACAATGTGTCCGATCAGGTGCGGGCGCAAATCGCCGCGCTCCCGACGAATATCAAGACACGCATTTTGTATTGAGACGCGAGTGTGAGCGCGCGTTCAGCGTTGCATCAGCATCACCAACGATTTCGGCGGCACGCGGTAATCGCCGGCAGCCGCCGGCGCGACGCCCGCGATCGCATCGACGCGCACGCCATCGGTGACCACCTTCCACTCGCCCGCAGGCAAATCAAAGTGCGCCCACTCGGTCTCCTCGGAGTTGGCTAGCACGATGACATTGGGCCAGGCGCCACCACCCGTGGGAGGCACGGCATCGGCGGGCGCCTTGATTTCAAAGCCAAACCAGGTATTGCGCGTGCCCTGCTTCGGCGTCAACCACGTGACGTCGCGTGAGGTGAGCGGCTGGTTGTAGCGAAAATACGGCGTGGTGGCGCGAAATTTCAGCATGCCAGCCGTGAAGGAGAATTCGGTCGCCTGCGTCTTGATGGCGGCCCATTTTTTCTGGCCGCGAATTGGATTGTCGTAGAGGTTGGGCGGGCCGTCTTTGCTGCGCATTATTTCTTGGGCCTGCCCGATCATCACGGGACCTTGCGTGATAGCGAGCAAGCCGAGCGCCAACCGCGCGCGGGCCGCACCACCCGGGCCAACCAAATCGCCCACCGTTTCCTCGTCGTGGCTCTCGATATATTTCATGGTGGCCGCGGGCGTGGCGCCGATGCCAAAGGGCCGGACGTTGCCCGCCACCACGGTGCGAATCTGATCGAGGTTGCCGTGGCCGAGCACGAAGGCGCGCGCGGCCTCGCGGAAGGAGTCATCCCACGATGAGATGGGGAGGCCGTCGCCCGCCTGCCACTGCGTGCGGCCATCTGCCGACCACGGCTCGCCGGTGGCCAGCGCCTTGCGACTGCCGGGGCGACGCGCGGGCGCCTTGCGGCCTGGTGTGCCGCTGAGGCTGTCGTCACTGCGGACGTACAACCGCGACGCCCTGCGGATCGTGCCGCGATCGATCATCGCCGCGAGGTCGTCGCGAAAGCCATCGACGTGAAAATGTTCGCGCCAATAGCGCTTGGAGTCGAGAATAAGCTTGCGCACCATCGGGTTCTCGGTGGCAGTTTCGTTGCCGACGCCGGCTCCGTTGGCGTACTGGCCGTCGGCCGTGCGGCGATAGTGGTAGTTGCCGTCGAACATGCCAAATTGTGGCGCCTGGGTCGCCGTGTGGTTGTAGACGACGTCCATCATCACCGCGATGCCAGCCTTGTGGTACTCGTCGACGAGGTGCTGAAAATCCGCTGGCGTCCCGTAGCGCTCCGCGGCCGCAAAATAGCCGCTGGTCATGTAGCCCCAATGCTTGCCTTCAACGGATTGCATGATCGGCAAGAGCTGGATGGCGTTGACGCCGAGGTCTTTGTAGTATTTCACGACCGCCGGGTGGGCCATGCCCTTGAAGGTGCCGCGCAGCGCGGCCGGCACAGGCGCCGACCCGTGGTTAGTCTCATCGCCAACGTGGAGCTCCGCGATCACCCAATCGCTCGGAGCCTTGGGCGGCAAGAAGCCTTGATCGTTCCAGCGATAGCGCAGATCGACGAAGCGCGAGGGGCCGGCATCGCCAGTTTGCGCGTGGCCATACGGGTCTGCGATGGGCCTGCTGCCGTCGAGGATAAACTCATAGCGCTGTCCCGTGAGCTGCGCGGGCGCGCCCGCGGCGACCGACCACACGCCATCGCGGCCGGGTATCATGCGCAGTTTCTTGCCACTGTCGATGAGATGTAGCTCGACCTGCTCGGCGTCGGGCCACCACAATTTCACTTCTGCGGTGCCGGCGTCGAAATCTAGTGTTGGCCCCAGGACTTGGTCTGAGACCAAGAATTTGGCCTGCCGCTTGGTCCACGGCCGCTTGTACGGATCTGCCGCCTTGGCAGGCTCGGTGCGCTTGCTGCCTTTGCCATGCCCAGTGGGCTCTAGCTTGAGCGTGGTGATCGTGCGCGTGAACGTTGCGTCTTTAATCGGGCTATCGACTTCGGTACGTCGCACGACGCTGCCATTTGTTTCGGTCACCTCGATGGTCTTGCCCTGTGCATGCCGCTCGGCGCCGCGAAATTTCGATTTGGCCGCGTCGAAGGCTTCGGCCGGCAAGACGAGTTCGCGCTTTTCAACGGAGGCGCTATAGGTCTTGGTCTTGCGCGTTTGCGGCTGACCACGCGTGCTAGTCGGCTTGGCCTTGGGCGACGCGTGGCCGAGGTCCACGGCTACGACTGGCATGACCAGCGCTGCGCAGACCACGGCCGTTGCCAACATTGCCAATGGTGAGAGGGGCTGAGCGAGCGGCATACGTGTTCTTGAGGGCTAGTCGCGCCGCGGCGTTTGCGACGGCTGGAGCTGTACTTTGCACATGGCGTGCCAGGTGAAGCATCGGCGCTTGCACGCGCTAGGGCACCAACCCAACGCTGCCTGCGATCCTGCCAACTCCCAAGCTGGGGCCATGCAACCCCACCCGCGCTCGATCTAACCCCGTGAGAGTCTATGCGCAACGCGCACGCCGTCGAGCGCGGCGCTGACGATGCCACCGGCATAACCGGCGCCCTCGCCGCATGGATAGAGCCCGGCAACGGTAGGGCTTTGCAGTGACTCGGCATCGCGCAGCACGCGGACCGGGCAAGAGGTTCGCGATTCGACGCCGACGAGCACAGCTTCTTCCGTCACGTAGCCGCGCATTTGTTTGCCGAAGATGTGCAGCGCGTGGCGGAGCTTGTCGGCGATGGGCAGACGCGTCGCGGCGAGCACGTCGGCGATGTTGGTCGCGGTGAGGCCTGGCTCGTAGCTTGAGCGCGGCAAGGTGGTAGAAGCGCGCCCGGCGAGAAAATCGGTGACGCGCGTAGCGGGCGCCTTGATCATGCCGCCGCCTGCGATCAGTGCCGCGCGCTCGAGCATGCGCTGCAGCTCCACGCCGGCGAGCACGCCGTCGCCCAGCCCCGCCGTCGCAAAGTCTTGCCGCTCGACCGACACCACGAGGCCTGAATTGGCAAACGGCGAATCGCGGCGCGACAGGCTCATACCATTGACCACCAGGCCATCGGTTTCGGTGGCGGCCGGCACGATCCACCCGCCTGGGCACATGCAAAATGAGAACACGCCGCGATCGCCCGGCGGCGTATGCACGAGCTTGTACGGCGCCGCGCGCAGCTTGGGATGGCCCGCCGCACGGCCGTATTGGATTTGATCGATGAGCGGCTGCGGGTGCTCGATGCGCACGCCGAGCGCAAATGGCTTGGCCTCGCAGGCCGCGCCGATGGCGAGCATAATGTCAAAGACGTCGCGCGCGGAGTGGCCGGTGGCGACCACGACGCGGCTGGCGGCGAGCGTTTCGCCGCTAGCGACCATGACGCCTTGCACTGCGCGGGTGGCGGCATGGACGGCGATGCTGGCGACCTTGGCCTCGAAGCGAAATTGCACGCCGCAGGCCTCGAGCCGCTCGCGCAGCGCGGTGATCACCTTGGGCAGCCGGTTGCTGCCGATGTGCGGCCGCGCGTCGACCAGGATGTCCGCGGGGGCGCCATGCAGAAACAACGTCTCCATGACGTCGCGCACATCGCCGCGCTTGTGCGAGCGCGTGTAAAGCTTGCCGTCGGAATACGTGCCGGCCCCGCCCTCGCCAAAACAATAATTGCTGTCGGGATTAATCACGCCGTGTTGCGTCAGGCCCTTTAGGTCGCGGCGCCGCGCCTGCACCTGCTTGCCGCGATCAAGCACGATCGAGGCGATGCCTTGGCGCGCCAATTCATAGGCGCAAAATAGTCCCGCCGGGCCGCCGCCGATGATGACGACTGGGTCACCCGAGACGGCGCGAGGCAACGCGCCGCCCATTGGCAACGATGAATCTTCTAGCGCGCCGAGCGTGAGATGAAACCGTACGTGACCGCGCCGCGCGTCGATGGCGCGACGCTTGACCTCGAGGCGGGGCACCTGATCGAGTGGGATGCCGAGCTTGCGCGCGACCTTGGCGCGTAGATGCTGCTCGCTGTCGGGCTCGGCGAGCTCGAGCTCGCATTCAATTTCTAACGACGGGTCCATGCGAAATGGCGCCTTACGGCTGCGGTGTAATGGTTTTTTCGACCTTCAGCGACACCTTGGCCATGTCCTGCTTTGAATCGGCCTGGACCGTGAGACGCGATGGCCAACCGGTGCGGGTGTCGAGGACGACGGCACCTGAAATCGCGCACGTCGCTCAGCTCGGGCGAGATAAGCTGCCATAACTGGCGGCTGCTAGGCACCTGCCGCGTCGTGCCCGGCTGCCACACGCCGCCAAACAACGACTCCAGCGCGCGTGGCGAGACGTACAGCACGGCTGGCCGCGTGTTGTCTCTAAGTTGCCAACCCATGTTGGATGATTCCACTTGCAGGCCGTCGGCGAGCGTCCAGGTGCCCGTTAGCGTTTGGTCGCTGGCCTCCCCGTTGACGTCCTTGCACTGCACGTCAAATTTGGTGATTTGCGCGCCACTGAGCGCGACGAGCTCGTGTTCACACTTCGCCGAAAACGACGCGCGGTCGGTGCGAGATTCCCCCGTGCCGGAGATAAGGTCACGCGCCGTTTCGCGCGAAAGCATGGTGGCAATTCGCTGCCCTGGCTGGTAAGTGCTCAGCGAAAACTCGTAGGCGCCCGTAGCAGACGAGGCAGGCGATGAGGCCGCGCCGCGCGTCGCCTGGGGTTTCGCACAAGAGGCGCCAACGAGCAGCGTCACGACGGCCACCAACCCGACGCGCAGGACAACGCCACATGGCAGGAAGATGCGATTAAACGCCGCTGGCTTCATAAGGGCTCCAATGTATCATAGGACGCATGATTGATACGCATTGCCATCTCGATGTCGATGCGTTTGGCGACGATCGCGGCGAGGTGCTCGATCGCGCGGTGGCCGCGGGCGTCACCGGCATCGTGGTTCCCGCGCTGATGCCGGCGACCTGGGCGGCGTTGCTGCAGTGGCCGTCTGGGCACGCGAGCCACGCAAGCGACGGCGAACGCCCCGGGCTCGCGCTTGGCTGCGGCCTTGGCATTCATCCGCAGCTCGTTCCCGGGTTGGCGGCGTGCGACCGCCTGACCGCCGATGAGTTGCATGACCGCATGGTGCTAGCTCAACAGCGCCCCGCCGCGCTTATTCCCGTCATCGCGCTCGGGGAAACCGGGCTCGACGGCGGCACCGCGGACATGGACGCCCAAATCGAGCTGCTGCGCGCGCACGTTCGCGTCGCGCGTGCGGTGCGCCTGCCCGTCATCATTCATGTGCTGCGCGCCCACCACCTCGCGCCGCGCGTGCTGCGCGAGGAAAAGGTGTGGGAATGCGGCGGTGTCATGCATTCCTATAGTGGTGGCGAGGACCTGCTGCCAACGTATCTCGAGCTGGGCCTGCACATTTCGTTGGCAGGCCCGGTGACCTATGAGCGCGCGCATAAGCCGCGCCGCGTGGCGCAGGCGGTGCCGCTCGACCGGTTATTGCTCGAGACCGACGCGCCCGATCAAACGCCGACGCCGCGGCGACCGGGCCGCAACGAGCCGGCCTTCCTGCCACTCATTGCCGCGGCGATCGCGCAGGCGCGCGGCTTGCCCGACGCGGACCTCGTCGCTGCCACGACCGCAAACGCGCTCCGTCTGTTTCCGGCGTTAACTCCAATGCCGATACCGACTCGCACGCCCTGAGGGCCACCGAATGGGTAACTCGCTCGTTCGCGCCCCCGATGCATCCCGGCTGCCTGGCTCGCGGTCCGCCAGCCCTGCCCGGCCCCTGCCATCCGCCGCAGTTTCCGCCTACCATTTGCCATCCACAAATTGTCTTCCTTGCGAAGACGGTTTGTGCCAGTATCGTCTTTCACGGAGAGACAATGTCAACCAGCGCTGATTCCCTTCTACAGCTCGTTGTTGAATCTGCGGCGGTTCCACTTTTGGAGGGAACTGCGCGCGATCTGGAAATCCCTGTGGTTCGAGGCAAGGCAACTGTGCTGCTTGGCATGCGCCGAACCGGCAAGAGCAGTCTGCTCATGCAGCGCGCATATGGCAAGATGGCCAAGGGCGGTGCAACGCGAGAACAGATCGCCTTGTTCAACTTTGACAACATTGCGTTTGAAGATTTTACGGGTCGCGATTTGTTGGCATTGGTGGAGGCGTGGCGCAAGCAGTTTCCGCAGATGAGGACAGCCAAGCTTTATCTGTTCTTAGATGAGATTCAGCAAATTCAGCGGTGGGAACGCGCGCTACGTGAGTTGATCGAGTCGCCACTTATTGATGTAACCGTAACCGGCAGTTCTGCAAAATTACTTTCCACCGAGATTTCAACCAGTCTGCGTGGCCGCAGCTTAGCGACCGAAGTCTGGCCATTTTCACTGCGGGAAACCTTGCGGCATACCGCGCATTCAGTGCCAGCCAACTGGCCGGTCACCAAGCGCGCGCAATCAGAACTCGAATCGCTGTTTGAGCGCTACGTGGTGCGTGGCGGTTTTCCTGAAGTCGTCACCTTGCCTGACCTTACATGGTCTAAGGTTTTGCGAGAATATCTTGATGTAACGCTGATGCGCGACGTCATTGAGCGACACTCGGTTTCCAACCCCAACGCATTGCGCACCTTTGTTAGGCAGCTACTTAGAGCATCGGGCCGCAAGGTAAGCATCAATAAAATGTCTCGAGACATGGCATCGCAGCACATCGAGGTTGGAAAAAACACCTTGCATGACTACGTCGCGTACCTGCAGGACGCTTATTGTTTTTTCTTCGTACCCATTTTTTCGGATTCAGTACGCAAGCAACAGGTGAATCCAAAGAAGTGCTACAGCATTGATCCTGGCTTTGTGAATGCCAACACCGCGCCCGGACATTTCGATCGTGGGCTTGCGCTGGAAACCTTGGTCTATATAGAACTTCGCCGTCGTGGTCATCAGCCGTTTTACGGTGATTTTGGTCGAGGTGAAATTGATTTTATTATCGGGAGTGACGGCGAACCAAGCGCACTGATGCAAGTTGCCTGGTCCATCGCCGACGAGACAACCCGTGCTCGTGAACTCAAACCGCTATGGGACGCCGCAAAGAAATGGCCCAAGGCCAAGCTCACGGTGGTAACGGCGTACGAAACAGATCAATTAAAAGACAATCGCCATCACATTGAGGTCGTGCCGTTTTATCGCTGGGCATTGCAGGGCTAGTGCCGTGTCCCAGATAACATGAGCCCCCCTGCTAGGTCTAACGCCCGATGCCTGCGTTGCTCGTCGGTCGTTTGGAACCACCAAACTCCACTCCTCGCGCCCCGCCTCGGACGTCATCCCGGCGCAGCCTGGCTCATAACATCTGGGACACGGCACGAGTTCTAAATTTGCCCGCAACTACCCCGCTTAGATGGCTCGGCGCACTGCCGACATACGCACGTGCGAGGATATTTTGGCGACAGTATTTGCAAAAGAGCTAAATGTGTTCAACCAGGGTCCGGACTTCTGTGGGGACTTCTGACTTCTGCAGATGAGTGGGTGAAATCAGAGTAGGCGCGCTGTCGCATCTCGCTTGTGAAGCTAGCGAGCGGGGATAGGAAACTTCAGACGGTAATTGCGGTGGGAGGCAAGAGGGGCGGAGGGCTGGCAGGAGTGCAAGATGCCGGATCACGGGGAATTTAAAGCCGCCGAGGACGAAAATCGGCAGCATCCGCAATCGACTGAAGATGTCTCCATCTGCTGCCGTGCAGGCCTCCGCCAATTAGGCCTGAAATATCCTATCCTCCTGCACGTATATCCGTCACTGCTCGTTCCCCCGAAATTGTAACTCGGGCTACTCTTCTCGTATGGCCGTGTCTAACTGCGTCGACTGTGGAAAAACGGTCAGTACTTCAGCCGCTGCATGCCCTCATTGCGGGCGTCCGGCAGCACCTCCCGTTGTCAAGTGTCCTGACTGCGGGAACAACGTCAGTATTTCTGCCAAGGCGTGTCCCAATTGCGGACGTCCATTTGCTCCTGCGGCGGGAGCCACACTTACTTTCCCCAGCGGTGCCCTACGACCACAAGTTCAAATTGCTCCCGTTCTTGGCTGTCCGCGATGCGGATCGGAGTCCTCGTCAAAATATCGCGGGCTCTATCTGGCGGGCGCGATCTTTTTGTTTCCGCTTGGGCTGGTCTTCTTGCTACTGCCAAAAATCGGCAAGTGTTCCAGCCACCAGTGCGGTCACACGTTCGAAGTACCGAGCGGCCTCAAGCTTTAGATTCGGTTATGAGAAGGCTCGTGCCCGCGGCGGTCTCGAACCGAACGATCGCGCCTCGGACAAGTGCTCAAAATCTGTGAGAACCCGAAAAGTGGGTGTGCAACCCGGAACATAGGTGACATTTTGCACCCAGCCAGCCCTGCGCGCCCCTTACCACGTATGAAGTCAAATCACTCGCAGCAAACCAGCCGAGAACTTGGGGATTGCGCCACCTATTCGTCGCGGCTATACGTACCGCCATGCATCGCCGTTTTGACCGCGCCGGACGCTTGCTCGGAGAGCCCGCGATCGACCGCCTGGCCGCCTCGCACGTCGTTATTTTTGGCGTCGGTGGCGTTGGCTCATTTGCCGCGGAGTCGCTGGTCCGCACCGGGATTGGGCGAATCACCTTGGTCGACTTTGATCGCATTTGCGTTACCAACGTCAATCGCCAGCTGCATGCGATGAAGGGCACGCTGGGCAAGCCCAAGGTGGAGGTCATGGCCGAGCGCTTGCGCCTCATTAATCCCGACGCGGTGATCGAAACGCGGGTTGAGTTCTACAATGAGAAGTCCTCGGCGCGACTGCTTACGCCCGAGCCCGACATGGTGATCGACGCCATCGACAACGTCACGGCCAAGATGCACTTGATCGTGACCTGCCTGCGGCAAAACATTCGCATCGTGTCGTCGATGGGCGCGGCCGCCAAGGTCGATCCCACCATGGTGCGCGTCGCCGACCTCTCGGCGACCAAGATGTGTCCGCTCGCGCGCCATCTCCGCAAGTACTTGCGGCGCAACCATGACCTCGACGCCTCCCGCTTTGTCGGCTTGCCGGTTGTCTATTCCGAAGAAGTACCCGCCGAGCCGCAATGGCTGGCGTATGATGACGGCGTCTTTCGCTGCGTGTGCCCCGGCGGCACCAACGGCCTCAACGACTGCGATCACAAGCACCGCATCGATGGCTCGGTCGCTTATGTAACCTCGGTGTTTGGAATGGTGGCCGCGAGCGTGGTCGTCAAGACGCTCACCGCCGACGTTGCCGTGCGCCCCGCGCACCTTCCGCATGATCATGCCCATGCTGCCCATGCGCCCGGCGTCAAAGGCGACTTGCCTACATTAGGCGCAACGTAGGCGCACCATTTGCGTGCGAGCGAGTGTTGCCGAGAATTTGCTGGCAATGCGATGATTTAGCCGCATGGCAGACTTAGGGGCGGGACGACGCGGCGCGCTGGAACCAACAGCCATTGCCGATTTCTTGGCGAGCTCGGCGCTGTTTAAGGCCTGCGATCGGCAGGTCGTCGACCGCATCGCGCCGCACGTCGAGGCAATTGAGGTCGACGGCGGCACCATCGTCTCGCGCGCCGGCTCGGCCGAGCCGCTGCTTGGCATCGTCTACGCCGGCAAATTGGCGGTCCGCTCGGTCAACGCGATCTCCGGCGCCTCCACGGTGCTCGAAGAAATTCGCG containing:
- the serA gene encoding phosphoglycerate dehydrogenase — protein: MTSRPATSFPKSQIQILLLENIHASAQAAFEREGFSVKAIKGALSEASLCEAITDVHVLGIRSKTQVTPAVLAAAPRLLSIGAFCIGTNQIDLAAAAMHGVPAFNAPFSNTRSVAELILAEIVALARQLGDRNAEVHRGEWKKVSAGCYEIRGKTLGIIGYGHIGGQVGVLAEAFGMRVVYYDIAKRLPLGNVRHADTLAEVLGQSDFVTLHVPETPQTHRMIGAAELAAMKPGGYLLNASRGTVVDIDALAAALTRGHLAGAAVDVYPKEPETNAETFESPLRGLPNVILTPHVGGSTEEAQAAIGLEVSASLLGFINAGHTAGAVNFPQVELPPSQGAHRILNVHRNVPGVLGAINKIVSDLGANIRSQVLATNSDIGYLAMDLEHNVSDQVRAQIAALPTNIKTRILY
- a CDS encoding NAD(P)/FAD-dependent oxidoreductase → MDPSLEIECELELAEPDSEQHLRAKVARKLGIPLDQVPRLEVKRRAIDARRGHVRFHLTLGALEDSSLPMGGALPRAVSGDPVVIIGGGPAGLFCAYELARQGIASIVLDRGKQVQARRRDLKGLTQHGVINPDSNYCFGEGGAGTYSDGKLYTRSHKRGDVRDVMETLFLHGAPADILVDARPHIGSNRLPKVITALRERLEACGVQFRFEAKVASIAVHAATRAVQGVMVASGETLAASRVVVATGHSARDVFDIMLAIGAACEAKPFALGVRIEHPQPLIDQIQYGRAAGHPKLRAAPYKLVHTPPGDRGVFSFCMCPGGWIVPAATETDGLVVNGMSLSRRDSPFANSGLVVSVERQDFATAGLGDGVLAGVELQRMLERAALIAGGGMIKAPATRVTDFLAGRASTTLPRSSYEPGLTATNIADVLAATRLPIADKLRHALHIFGKQMRGYVTEEAVLVGVESRTSCPVRVLRDAESLQSPTVAGLYPCGEGAGYAGGIVSAALDGVRVAHRLSRG
- a CDS encoding TatD family hydrolase → MIDTHCHLDVDAFGDDRGEVLDRAVAAGVTGIVVPALMPATWAALLQWPSGHASHASDGERPGLALGCGLGIHPQLVPGLAACDRLTADELHDRMVLAQQRPAALIPVIALGETGLDGGTADMDAQIELLRAHVRVARAVRLPVIIHVLRAHHLAPRVLREEKVWECGGVMHSYSGGEDLLPTYLELGLHISLAGPVTYERAHKPRRVAQAVPLDRLLLETDAPDQTPTPRRPGRNEPAFLPLIAAAIAQARGLPDADLVAATTANALRLFPALTPMPIPTRTP
- a CDS encoding ATP-binding protein; translated protein: MSTSADSLLQLVVESAAVPLLEGTARDLEIPVVRGKATVLLGMRRTGKSSLLMQRAYGKMAKGGATREQIALFNFDNIAFEDFTGRDLLALVEAWRKQFPQMRTAKLYLFLDEIQQIQRWERALRELIESPLIDVTVTGSSAKLLSTEISTSLRGRSLATEVWPFSLRETLRHTAHSVPANWPVTKRAQSELESLFERYVVRGGFPEVVTLPDLTWSKVLREYLDVTLMRDVIERHSVSNPNALRTFVRQLLRASGRKVSINKMSRDMASQHIEVGKNTLHDYVAYLQDAYCFFFVPIFSDSVRKQQVNPKKCYSIDPGFVNANTAPGHFDRGLALETLVYIELRRRGHQPFYGDFGRGEIDFIIGSDGEPSALMQVAWSIADETTRARELKPLWDAAKKWPKAKLTVVTAYETDQLKDNRHHIEVVPFYRWALQG
- a CDS encoding zinc ribbon domain-containing protein, which gives rise to MAVSNCVDCGKTVSTSAAACPHCGRPAAPPVVKCPDCGNNVSISAKACPNCGRPFAPAAGATLTFPSGALRPQVQIAPVLGCPRCGSESSSKYRGLYLAGAIFLFPLGLVFLLLPKIGKCSSHQCGHTFEVPSGLKL
- a CDS encoding tRNA threonylcarbamoyladenosine dehydratase: MRHLFVAAIRTAMHRRFDRAGRLLGEPAIDRLAASHVVIFGVGGVGSFAAESLVRTGIGRITLVDFDRICVTNVNRQLHAMKGTLGKPKVEVMAERLRLINPDAVIETRVEFYNEKSSARLLTPEPDMVIDAIDNVTAKMHLIVTCLRQNIRIVSSMGAAAKVDPTMVRVADLSATKMCPLARHLRKYLRRNHDLDASRFVGLPVVYSEEVPAEPQWLAYDDGVFRCVCPGGTNGLNDCDHKHRIDGSVAYVTSVFGMVAASVVVKTLTADVAVRPAHLPHDHAHAAHAPGVKGDLPTLGAT